A section of the Streptomyces sp. CG1 genome encodes:
- the pgi gene encoding glucose-6-phosphate isomerase — protein sequence MNADGRTRLNQTPEWTALVKHREELADTHLRELFAADPGRAEGYALQVGDLYIDYSKHLVTDETLRLLRELAAATDVFGLRDAMFRGEKINVTENRAVLHTALRAPREAVIEVDGENVVPKVHAVLDKMADFADRVRSGAWTGHTGRRIKNVINVGIGGSDLGPAMAYEVLRSFTDRALTVRFVSNVDGADLHEATRDLDPAETLFIIASKTFTTIETITNATSARTWLLDALGDEAAVAKHFVALSTNGEKVTEFGIDPDNMFEFWDWVGGRYSYDSAIGLSLMIAIGPDRFREMLDGFRLVDDHFRTAPAEANAPLLLGLLGIWYGNFHDAQSHAVLPYSHYLSRFTAYLQQLDMESNGKYVARDGRPADWQTGPVVWGTPGTNGQHAYYQLIHQGTKLIPADFIGFAEPVAELSGELKAQHDLLMANFFAQTQALAFGKTAEEVRAEGVPEELVAHKTFQGNRPTTTVLAKELTPSVLGQLIALYEHKVFVQGAVWNIDSFDQWGVELGKVLAKRVEPALTEGAEVPGLDASSKALVAKYRRLRGRN from the coding sequence ATGAACGCAGACGGCCGGACCAGGCTCAACCAGACGCCCGAATGGACCGCTCTCGTCAAGCACCGGGAGGAGCTGGCCGACACTCATCTGAGGGAGCTGTTCGCCGCCGATCCCGGGCGCGCCGAGGGGTACGCGCTCCAGGTCGGCGATCTGTACATCGACTACTCGAAGCACCTGGTCACCGACGAGACACTGCGGCTGCTGCGCGAGCTGGCCGCCGCCACGGACGTGTTCGGGCTCCGGGACGCCATGTTCCGCGGCGAGAAGATCAACGTCACCGAGAACCGCGCGGTGCTGCACACCGCCCTGCGCGCCCCGCGCGAGGCGGTGATCGAGGTCGACGGCGAGAACGTCGTCCCGAAGGTACACGCCGTGCTCGACAAGATGGCCGACTTCGCCGACCGCGTCCGCTCCGGCGCCTGGACCGGCCACACCGGCAGGCGCATCAAGAACGTGATCAACGTCGGCATCGGCGGCTCCGACCTGGGCCCCGCGATGGCCTACGAGGTGTTGCGCAGCTTCACCGACCGCGCCCTCACGGTCCGCTTCGTCTCCAACGTGGACGGCGCCGACCTGCACGAGGCCACCCGCGACCTCGACCCGGCCGAGACGCTGTTCATCATCGCCTCCAAGACCTTCACCACGATCGAGACGATCACCAACGCCACCTCCGCCCGCACCTGGCTGCTGGACGCGCTCGGTGACGAGGCCGCGGTGGCCAAGCACTTCGTCGCTCTGTCGACGAACGGCGAGAAGGTCACCGAGTTCGGCATCGACCCGGACAACATGTTCGAGTTCTGGGACTGGGTCGGCGGCCGGTACTCGTACGACTCTGCGATCGGGCTGTCCCTGATGATCGCGATCGGACCCGACCGTTTCCGCGAGATGCTGGATGGCTTCCGGCTGGTCGACGACCACTTCCGCACCGCGCCCGCCGAGGCCAACGCGCCTTTGCTCCTGGGCCTGCTGGGCATCTGGTACGGCAACTTCCACGACGCCCAGTCGCACGCCGTCCTGCCGTACAGCCACTATCTGTCGAGGTTCACCGCCTATCTCCAGCAGCTGGACATGGAGTCCAACGGCAAGTACGTGGCGCGGGACGGCAGGCCGGCGGACTGGCAGACCGGGCCGGTCGTCTGGGGCACGCCGGGCACCAACGGGCAGCACGCCTACTACCAGTTGATCCACCAGGGCACCAAGCTGATCCCGGCGGACTTCATCGGTTTCGCCGAGCCGGTGGCCGAGCTGAGCGGTGAACTGAAGGCGCAGCACGACCTGTTGATGGCCAACTTCTTCGCCCAGACCCAGGCGCTGGCCTTCGGCAAGACCGCCGAGGAGGTCCGCGCGGAGGGGGTGCCGGAGGAGCTGGTCGCGCACAAGACCTTCCAGGGCAACCGGCCGACGACGACCGTCCTCGCGAAGGAACTCACCCCGTCCGTCCTCGGCCAGCTGATCGCTCTCTACGAACACAAGGTGTTCGTGCAGGGCGCGGTGTGGAACATCGACTCCTTCGACCAGTGGGGCGTCGAGCTCGGCAAGGTCCTCGCCAAGCGCGTGGAGCCCGCCCTGACCGAGGGCGCCGAGGTGCCCGGACTGGACGCGTCGAGCAAGGCGCTGGTCGCCAAGTACCGCCGACTGCGCGGCCGGAACTGA
- a CDS encoding MFS transporter produces MVSRFGDALRNSALPLLAVRLSDEPLVVASVTACGYVPWLLFGLLGGAVADRVDQRRAMWAVDTVRGLLVAVFALAVGLGHASIPLLLALAFALTTLQTLFDNASTALLPSLVDRAALGGANARLMTGQQIAGGLLAAPLVPLLLTAGAFMPFAADASTFLVAAALVASLRIRPPERGPRPPGSTLRTEIGAGLRALWGDRTLRATCQATLLCNIGMGALIATMALHVTRWLGVGNAGYAAAMTAYSAGSITGGFVAQRLARRTGRVRALLVAGSVQTASLLLIGSVRHLAALVTGMLLLGAMNMVWNVNQVTLMQQRSPASMTGRIASAFRTSSTSGAPLGAILGGAAARLYGLNAPALLAAALFALAVTSLIPARKPDVPVVARADDVTTALGMR; encoded by the coding sequence GTGGTCTCCCGGTTCGGGGACGCGTTACGCAATTCCGCGCTGCCCCTGCTCGCCGTGCGGCTCAGCGACGAACCACTGGTCGTCGCCTCGGTGACGGCCTGCGGCTATGTCCCCTGGCTGCTCTTCGGGCTCCTCGGCGGGGCCGTTGCCGACCGAGTCGACCAGCGGCGGGCGATGTGGGCCGTGGACACGGTGCGTGGCCTGCTCGTGGCCGTGTTCGCCCTCGCCGTGGGGCTCGGCCACGCCTCGATCCCGCTGCTGCTCGCCCTCGCCTTCGCGCTGACCACGCTCCAGACACTCTTCGACAACGCCTCCACGGCCCTGCTGCCCTCGCTGGTGGACCGTGCGGCCCTGGGCGGCGCCAACGCCCGGCTGATGACCGGACAGCAGATCGCCGGCGGCCTGCTCGCCGCTCCGCTCGTGCCGCTGCTGCTGACGGCGGGCGCGTTCATGCCCTTCGCAGCCGACGCGAGCACGTTCCTGGTGGCCGCCGCCCTGGTCGCCTCCCTGCGGATACGGCCGCCGGAGCGCGGACCACGCCCCCCGGGCAGCACTCTCAGGACGGAGATCGGCGCGGGTCTGCGCGCTCTGTGGGGCGACCGGACACTGCGGGCGACCTGCCAGGCCACGCTGCTGTGCAACATCGGGATGGGCGCCCTGATCGCCACCATGGCGCTGCACGTGACGCGCTGGCTCGGCGTGGGCAACGCCGGATACGCCGCCGCGATGACGGCGTACTCGGCAGGCAGCATCACCGGCGGCTTCGTCGCCCAGCGCCTCGCGCGCCGCACCGGACGGGTGCGGGCCCTGCTGGTCGCCGGCAGCGTGCAGACAGCGTCGCTGCTGCTCATCGGATCCGTCCGGCACCTGGCCGCGCTCGTCACCGGCATGCTTCTGCTCGGCGCAATGAACATGGTGTGGAACGTCAACCAGGTCACGCTGATGCAGCAACGCAGCCCCGCGTCGATGACGGGCCGCATCGCCTCCGCCTTCCGTACCTCCTCGACCTCCGGCGCCCCGCTCGGCGCGATCCTCGGCGGGGCCGCGGCCCGGCTCTACGGCCTCAACGCACCCGCCCTGCTCGCGGCGGCCCTCTTCGCCCTGGCTGTCACCTCGCTGATACCGGCCCGCAAGCCGGACGTACCTGTTGTTGCCCGCGCGGACGACGTCACGACGGCTCTTGGTATGCGTTGA
- a CDS encoding RNA polymerase-binding protein RbpA, producing MASGNAIRGSRVGAGPMGEAERGESAPRLRISFWCSNGHETQPSFASDAQVPETWDCPRCGFPAGQDRDNPPDPPRTEPYKTHLAYVRERRSDADGEAILAEALAKLRGEI from the coding sequence GTGGCAAGTGGCAACGCGATCCGGGGAAGCCGGGTCGGGGCGGGGCCGATGGGCGAGGCCGAGCGCGGCGAGTCCGCGCCGCGGCTGCGCATCTCCTTCTGGTGCTCCAACGGGCATGAGACCCAGCCGAGCTTCGCCAGCGACGCACAGGTGCCCGAGACCTGGGACTGCCCGCGCTGCGGCTTCCCGGCCGGACAGGACCGGGACAATCCGCCGGACCCGCCGCGCACCGAGCCGTACAAGACGCACCTCGCGTATGTGCGGGAGCGGCGCAGCGATGCGGACGGCGAGGCGATCCTCGCCGAGGCGCTCGCCAAACTGCGGGGCGAGATCTAG
- the secG gene encoding preprotein translocase subunit SecG: MGFSIALIVFSLLLMLLVLMHKGKGGGLSDMFGGGMQSSVGGSSVAERNLDRITIVVGLLWFACIIVLGILMKTNS; encoded by the coding sequence CTGGGGTTCTCGATCGCCCTGATCGTCTTCAGCCTGTTGCTGATGCTGCTGGTGCTGATGCACAAGGGGAAGGGCGGCGGTCTCTCCGACATGTTCGGTGGCGGCATGCAGTCCTCCGTCGGCGGCTCCTCGGTCGCCGAGCGCAACCTCGACCGGATCACCATCGTGGTCGGTCTGCTGTGGTTCGCGTGCATCATCGTCCTCGGCATCCTGATGAAGACGAACAGCTGA
- the tpiA gene encoding triose-phosphate isomerase, with protein MTTRTPLMAGNWKMNLNHLEAIAHVQKLAFALADKDYEAVEVAVLPPFTDLRSVQTLVEGDKLKIKYGSQDISQHDSGAYTGEISGPMLAKLKCTYVVIGHSERRQYHAETDELINAKVKAAYKHGLTPILCIGEELDVREAGNHVTHTLAQLEGGLKDLPAEQAETVVIAYEPVWAIGTGKVCGSEDAQEVCAAIRAKIAELYSQDVADKVRIQYGGSVKSGNVAEIMAQADIDGALVGGASLDADEFVKIVRFRDQ; from the coding sequence ATGACCACTCGTACGCCTCTGATGGCGGGCAACTGGAAGATGAACCTCAACCACCTCGAGGCCATCGCGCACGTCCAGAAGCTCGCCTTTGCCCTGGCCGACAAGGACTACGAGGCCGTCGAGGTCGCCGTCCTGCCGCCCTTCACCGACCTGCGTTCCGTACAGACCCTGGTCGAGGGCGACAAGCTCAAGATCAAGTACGGCTCCCAGGACATCTCGCAGCACGACTCCGGCGCCTACACCGGCGAGATCTCCGGCCCGATGCTGGCCAAGCTGAAGTGCACCTACGTGGTCATCGGCCACTCCGAGCGCCGCCAGTACCACGCCGAGACCGACGAGCTGATCAACGCCAAGGTCAAGGCCGCCTACAAGCACGGCCTGACCCCGATCCTGTGCATCGGCGAGGAGCTGGACGTCCGCGAGGCGGGCAACCACGTCACCCATACCCTCGCCCAGCTCGAGGGCGGTCTGAAGGACCTCCCGGCCGAGCAGGCCGAGACCGTCGTGATCGCCTACGAGCCCGTATGGGCGATCGGCACCGGCAAGGTCTGCGGCTCCGAGGACGCCCAGGAGGTCTGCGCCGCCATCCGCGCCAAGATCGCCGAGCTGTACTCGCAGGACGTGGCCGACAAGGTCCGCATCCAGTACGGCGGCTCCGTGAAGTCGGGCAACGTCGCCGAGATCATGGCCCAGGCCGACATCGACGGCGCTCTGGTCGGCGGTGCCTCGCTGGACGCCGACGAGTTCGTCAAGATCGTGCGTTTCCGCGATCAGTAG
- the pgk gene encoding phosphoglycerate kinase, producing the protein MKTIDELLADGVSGKRVFVRADLNVPLADGTITDDGRIRAVLPTVKALAEAGAKVIVASHLGRPKGAPDPAFSLLPAAERLGELLGAPVAFAQDTVGPAAHDAVDGLQPGQVAVIENLRFNAGETSKDDAERAEFADRLAALADVYVGDGFGAVHRGHASVYDLPKKLPHYAGYLIATEVGVLKKLTEDVKRPYVVALGGAKVSDKLAVIDELLAKADRLLIGGGMAYTFLKAKGYEVGISLLQEDQIPAVQEYMERAEKTGVELVLPVDVVVSRTFPDLKAQAPTEHSLVAADAIPADQEGLDIGPRTRELYASKLADAATVFWNGPMGVFEHPDYAEGTKAVAQALVDSDGFSVVGGGDSAAAVRTLGFDENAFGHISTGGGASLEYLEGKTLPGLAALED; encoded by the coding sequence ATGAAGACGATCGACGAACTTCTCGCCGACGGCGTGAGCGGCAAGCGGGTCTTCGTCCGCGCCGACCTCAACGTGCCGCTGGCCGACGGGACGATCACCGACGACGGCCGAATCCGTGCCGTCCTGCCCACCGTCAAGGCTCTCGCCGAGGCCGGCGCCAAGGTGATCGTCGCCTCGCACCTGGGCCGCCCCAAGGGCGCCCCGGACCCCGCCTTCTCGCTGCTGCCCGCCGCCGAGCGCCTCGGTGAACTCCTCGGCGCCCCGGTCGCCTTCGCCCAGGACACCGTCGGCCCGGCCGCCCACGACGCCGTGGACGGCCTGCAGCCCGGCCAGGTCGCGGTCATCGAGAACCTGCGCTTCAACGCCGGCGAGACCTCGAAGGACGACGCGGAGCGCGCCGAGTTCGCCGACCGGCTGGCCGCGCTCGCCGACGTCTACGTCGGTGACGGCTTCGGCGCCGTGCACCGGGGGCACGCCTCCGTGTACGACCTGCCGAAGAAGCTGCCGCACTACGCCGGCTACCTCATCGCCACCGAGGTCGGCGTCCTGAAGAAGCTCACCGAGGACGTCAAGCGCCCCTACGTCGTCGCGCTCGGCGGCGCCAAGGTCTCCGACAAGCTCGCCGTCATCGACGAACTGCTCGCCAAGGCCGACCGCCTGCTGATCGGCGGCGGCATGGCCTACACCTTCCTCAAGGCCAAGGGCTACGAGGTCGGTATCTCCCTCCTGCAGGAGGACCAGATCCCGGCCGTCCAGGAGTACATGGAGCGCGCCGAGAAAACCGGCGTGGAGCTGGTGCTCCCCGTCGACGTCGTGGTCTCCCGGACGTTCCCGGACCTGAAGGCCCAGGCCCCCACCGAGCACTCCCTGGTCGCCGCGGACGCCATCCCCGCCGACCAGGAGGGCCTGGACATCGGCCCCAGGACCCGAGAGCTGTACGCCTCGAAGCTCGCCGACGCCGCGACCGTCTTCTGGAACGGTCCCATGGGCGTCTTCGAGCACCCCGACTACGCCGAGGGCACCAAGGCGGTCGCCCAGGCGCTCGTCGACTCGGACGGCTTCTCCGTCGTCGGCGGCGGTGACTCGGCCGCGGCCGTGCGCACGCTCGGCTTCGACGAGAATGCATTCGGCCATATCTCGACCGGTGGCGGCGCCTCCCTCGAATACCTAGAGGGCAAGACGCTCCCCGGCCTCGCCGCACTGGAGGACTGA
- the gap gene encoding type I glyceraldehyde-3-phosphate dehydrogenase gives MTIRVGINGFGRIGRNYFRALLEQGADIEVVAVNDLGDTATTAHLLKYDTILGRLKQEVSHTADTITVDGHTIKVLSERNPADIPWSELGVDIVIESTGIFTKREDAAKHLAGGAKKVLISAPAKDEDITIVMGVNQDKYEAANHHVISNASCTTNCVAPMAKVLDENFGIVKGLMTTVHAYTNDQRILDFPHKDLRRARAAAENIIPTTTGAAKATALVLPQLKGKLDGIAMRVPVPTGSVTDLVVELGREVTKEEVNAAFQKAAEGELKGLLDYTEDPIVSSDIVNAPASCTFDSSLTMVQEGKNVKVIGWYDNEWGYSNRLVDLTVFVGNQL, from the coding sequence GTGACGATCCGCGTAGGCATCAACGGCTTCGGTCGTATCGGTCGTAACTACTTCCGCGCACTGCTGGAGCAGGGAGCGGACATCGAGGTTGTGGCTGTCAACGACCTGGGTGACACCGCCACCACGGCCCACCTGCTCAAGTACGACACGATCCTGGGTCGCCTCAAGCAGGAGGTCTCCCACACCGCCGACACCATCACCGTGGACGGCCACACCATCAAGGTGCTCTCCGAGCGCAACCCGGCCGACATCCCCTGGAGCGAGCTGGGCGTCGACATCGTCATCGAGTCGACCGGCATCTTCACCAAGCGCGAGGACGCCGCCAAGCACCTCGCCGGTGGCGCAAAGAAGGTCCTCATCTCGGCTCCGGCCAAGGACGAGGACATCACCATCGTGATGGGCGTCAACCAGGACAAGTACGAGGCGGCGAACCACCACGTCATCTCCAACGCCTCCTGCACCACCAACTGTGTGGCGCCGATGGCGAAGGTCCTGGACGAGAACTTCGGCATCGTCAAGGGTCTGATGACCACGGTGCACGCGTACACGAACGACCAGCGCATCCTGGACTTCCCGCACAAGGACCTGCGCCGCGCCCGTGCCGCCGCCGAGAACATCATCCCGACCACCACCGGTGCCGCCAAGGCCACCGCCCTGGTCCTGCCGCAGCTCAAGGGCAAGCTGGACGGCATCGCCATGCGCGTCCCGGTCCCGACCGGCTCGGTCACCGACCTGGTCGTCGAACTCGGCCGCGAGGTCACCAAGGAAGAGGTCAATGCCGCCTTCCAGAAGGCCGCCGAGGGCGAGCTGAAGGGCCTCCTGGACTACACCGAGGACCCGATCGTCTCCTCCGACATCGTCAACGCCCCGGCGTCCTGCACCTTCGACTCCTCCCTGACCATGGTCCAGGAGGGCAAGAACGTGAAGGTCATCGGCTGGTACGACAATGAGTGGGGCTACTCCAACCGCCTCGTGGACCTCACGGTCTTCGTCGGCAACCAGCTCTGA
- a CDS encoding M14 family zinc carboxypeptidase — MRHRARSILAVGALLIGGASLAPVAQAQSGSPAKSDPGQVKVFRADVTKEQIPLLLKAGQDGDELGQQVTGGGKSEVEVYLTDQQAAKLRKQGVGLTEHTVSAKAQARVAKASQGVFRPYGGTGGLKQEILDTAEANPGLTKVESIGKTINGQDILALKLTKNARKSDDGSKPSVLYLSNQHAREWITPEMTRRLMHYYLDHYRTDSRIRKAVDSTELWFVISANPDGYDYTFKNSSTRLWRKNLRDVNGDGVIGTGDGVDLNRNFPYKWGYDDEGSSPNPTSETYRGASPASEPETRALDAFEKRIGFTYAVNYHSAAELLLYGVGWQVATPTPDDVLYKALAGTPDNPAIPGYRSQLSSELYTTNGEADGHASNVNGIAMFTPEMSTCQTASNVDPNDAWKPEDCQSVFNFPDDEKLIQQEFAKNIPFALSVAETAVHPDKPFSSVGLSAADFTPAAFPTSYSRGADQEVSVVVRKAIRDKELKYRVNGGRVLDQTLRPWKGGKTYGGKDDLYFDEYRAKVRDGVPGDKVEVWFTGETKSGKKVSSSHFTYTVAERPGADTLVVAEEGAAATQAQKYVDALKAAGHRAVVWDVATQGAPDALGVLKHFRTVVHYSGANGPGNATQLQLRAYLNEGGRLIEAGELAGGSVDLGGGTLSDDFSQYYLGAYSRTSTQGATGFTGSGALGGYTGALGDASGNPLGRAGTYGVTSDALPVATYPQFKSAGAGRFAGTVNPYGPYSGSYMAAAVHTDDAYKRLTRAIDLTGVSAADKPTLSARLLWDTEPGYDHAVIEAHTVGADDWTTLPEVGGATKAAVPADCGQGFLIGEHPWLKHYLTLDGNACTATGTTGSWNSLTGSSGGWRQVAFDLSAYAGKSVEVSISYITDPGTGGHGVLADDVSLVVGGTAKETEGFESSLGAWHVPGPPPGSPAVLKDWTRSGTLFQTYGAVTTDDTVLLGFGLEQVSSAADRAALVRKAFTALGG, encoded by the coding sequence ATGAGACACAGAGCGAGATCGATCCTCGCTGTCGGCGCGCTCCTGATCGGCGGAGCGAGCCTCGCACCCGTAGCCCAGGCACAGAGCGGAAGTCCGGCAAAGTCCGACCCGGGCCAGGTCAAGGTCTTCCGTGCCGACGTCACCAAGGAGCAGATACCGCTGCTTCTCAAGGCCGGCCAGGACGGTGACGAACTCGGCCAGCAGGTCACAGGAGGCGGAAAGTCCGAGGTCGAGGTCTACCTCACCGACCAGCAGGCCGCGAAGCTCCGCAAGCAGGGCGTCGGCCTCACCGAGCACACCGTATCGGCCAAGGCGCAGGCACGCGTCGCGAAGGCGTCCCAGGGCGTGTTCCGCCCGTACGGAGGAACCGGCGGGCTGAAACAGGAGATTCTCGACACCGCTGAGGCCAACCCCGGTCTCACCAAGGTCGAATCCATCGGCAAGACGATCAACGGGCAGGACATCCTCGCGCTCAAACTGACCAAGAACGCGCGGAAGTCGGACGACGGCTCCAAGCCGTCCGTGCTGTACCTGTCCAACCAGCACGCGCGCGAGTGGATCACACCGGAGATGACCCGGCGTCTGATGCACTACTACCTGGACCACTACCGCACCGACAGCCGCATCCGGAAGGCCGTCGACTCGACGGAACTGTGGTTCGTGATCTCGGCCAACCCCGACGGCTACGACTACACGTTCAAGAACTCCAGCACCCGCCTGTGGCGCAAGAACCTGCGGGACGTCAACGGCGACGGTGTCATCGGCACGGGCGACGGCGTCGACCTCAACCGCAACTTCCCCTACAAGTGGGGCTACGACGACGAGGGTTCGTCCCCCAACCCCACCAGCGAGACCTACCGCGGCGCGAGCCCCGCGTCCGAGCCCGAGACCAGGGCGCTGGACGCCTTCGAGAAGCGCATCGGGTTCACCTACGCCGTCAACTACCACTCCGCCGCCGAACTCCTTCTCTACGGCGTGGGCTGGCAGGTTGCCACCCCCACCCCGGACGACGTCCTCTACAAGGCCCTCGCCGGCACGCCGGACAACCCGGCCATCCCCGGCTACCGTTCACAGCTTTCTTCGGAGCTGTACACCACCAACGGCGAGGCGGACGGGCACGCCTCGAACGTCAACGGCATCGCGATGTTCACCCCCGAGATGTCGACCTGCCAGACCGCGTCGAACGTCGATCCCAACGACGCGTGGAAGCCCGAGGACTGCCAGTCGGTCTTCAACTTCCCCGACGACGAGAAGCTGATCCAGCAGGAGTTCGCCAAGAACATCCCGTTCGCGCTCTCCGTCGCCGAGACCGCCGTACACCCGGACAAGCCGTTTTCCTCGGTCGGGCTCAGCGCCGCCGACTTCACCCCGGCCGCGTTCCCCACGTCGTACTCCCGGGGCGCGGACCAGGAGGTCTCCGTCGTCGTCCGCAAGGCGATCCGCGACAAGGAGCTGAAGTACCGCGTCAACGGCGGCCGCGTCCTCGACCAGACGCTCCGGCCCTGGAAGGGCGGCAAGACCTACGGCGGCAAGGACGACCTGTACTTCGACGAGTACCGGGCCAAGGTGCGCGACGGTGTACCCGGCGACAAGGTCGAGGTGTGGTTCACCGGCGAGACGAAGAGCGGGAAGAAGGTCTCCAGCTCGCACTTCACCTACACGGTCGCCGAGCGGCCCGGGGCCGACACGCTCGTCGTGGCCGAGGAGGGCGCCGCGGCCACTCAGGCGCAGAAGTACGTGGACGCGCTGAAGGCGGCCGGGCACCGGGCGGTCGTGTGGGACGTCGCCACCCAGGGCGCCCCGGACGCGCTCGGCGTGCTGAAGCACTTCCGGACCGTCGTGCACTACTCCGGCGCGAACGGTCCCGGCAACGCCACCCAACTGCAACTGCGCGCCTATCTGAACGAGGGCGGCCGTCTGATCGAGGCCGGTGAACTGGCCGGCGGCAGCGTCGACCTCGGCGGCGGCACCCTCTCGGACGACTTCAGCCAGTACTACCTGGGCGCCTACAGCCGTACGTCGACCCAGGGAGCCACCGGGTTCACCGGCTCCGGCGCCCTCGGCGGCTACACCGGCGCCCTCGGTGACGCGTCCGGCAACCCGCTGGGCCGGGCCGGCACCTACGGCGTCACCTCCGACGCGCTGCCGGTCGCCACGTACCCGCAGTTCAAGAGCGCGGGCGCGGGCCGGTTCGCCGGGACCGTCAATCCCTACGGGCCGTATTCCGGCTCGTACATGGCCGCCGCCGTGCACACCGACGACGCCTACAAGCGCCTCACCCGCGCCATCGACCTCACCGGCGTCAGCGCCGCCGATAAGCCGACGCTGAGCGCCCGGCTGCTGTGGGACACCGAGCCGGGCTACGACCATGCGGTGATCGAGGCGCACACCGTGGGCGCCGACGACTGGACGACCCTGCCGGAGGTCGGCGGTGCCACCAAGGCGGCCGTACCGGCGGACTGCGGGCAGGGGTTCCTGATCGGCGAGCATCCGTGGCTGAAGCACTATCTGACGCTCGACGGCAACGCCTGCACCGCGACCGGCACGACCGGCTCCTGGAACAGCCTCACCGGCAGCTCCGGCGGCTGGCGGCAGGTCGCCTTCGACCTGAGCGCCTATGCCGGCAAGTCCGTCGAGGTGTCGATCAGCTACATCACCGACCCGGGCACCGGTGGCCACGGCGTCCTCGCCGACGACGTCTCGCTCGTCGTCGGCGGCACGGCCAAGGAGACCGAGGGATTCGAGTCGTCCCTGGGGGCCTGGCACGTGCCCGGACCGCCCCCGGGCAGTCCGGCCGTCCTGAAGGACTGGACGCGCTCCGGGACGCTGTTCCAGACATACGGAGCGGTCACCACGGACGACACCGTGCTGCTCGGTTTCGGTCTGGAGCAGGTGTCGTCGGCGGCCGATCGGGCAGCACTCGTGAGGAAGGCGTTCACCGCGCTCGGCGGGTGA
- the whiA gene encoding DNA-binding protein WhiA, with protein MAMTAAVKDEISRLPVTRTCCRKAEVSAILRFAGGLHLVSGRIVIEAELDTAMAARRLKRDILEIFGHSSELIVMAPGGLRRGSRYVVRVVAGGDQLARQTGLVDGRGRPIRGLPPQVVSGATCDAEAAWRGAFLAHGSLTEPGRSSSLEVTCPGPEAALALVGAARRLSIAAKAREVRGVDRVVVRDGDAIGALLTRLGAHESVLAWEERRMRREVRATANRLANFDDANLRRSARAAVAAGARVQRALEILGEEVPEHLAAAGRLRMEHKQASLEELGALADPPLTKDAVAGRIRRLLAMADKRATDLGIPGTEANLTEELADNLAG; from the coding sequence ATGGCGATGACGGCAGCGGTGAAGGACGAGATCTCCCGGCTCCCCGTCACCCGGACCTGCTGCAGGAAGGCGGAGGTCTCCGCCATTCTGCGGTTCGCCGGCGGCCTTCACCTGGTGAGCGGGCGCATCGTGATCGAGGCGGAGCTGGACACCGCGATGGCGGCCCGCCGGCTCAAGCGGGACATCCTGGAGATCTTCGGACACAGTTCCGAGCTGATCGTGATGGCGCCCGGCGGGCTGCGCCGCGGCTCGCGGTATGTCGTACGGGTCGTTGCGGGCGGTGACCAGCTGGCCCGCCAGACGGGTCTGGTCGACGGCCGGGGCCGCCCGATCCGGGGGCTGCCCCCACAGGTGGTCTCCGGGGCCACCTGTGACGCGGAGGCGGCCTGGCGCGGGGCTTTCCTGGCGCACGGTTCGCTGACCGAGCCCGGCCGTTCCTCCTCGCTGGAGGTCACCTGCCCGGGGCCCGAGGCCGCGCTCGCGCTGGTCGGCGCCGCCCGTCGGCTGTCGATCGCCGCGAAGGCCCGTGAGGTGCGGGGCGTGGACCGGGTGGTGGTCAGGGACGGCGACGCGATCGGCGCGCTGCTGACCCGGCTCGGCGCGCACGAGTCCGTGCTGGCCTGGGAGGAGCGCCGGATGCGCCGTGAGGTGCGGGCCACGGCCAACCGGCTCGCCAACTTCGACGACGCCAACCTGCGCCGTTCGGCCCGCGCCGCCGTGGCCGCGGGTGCTCGCGTGCAGCGGGCCCTGGAGATCCTGGGCGAGGAGGTCCCCGAGCACCTGGCCGCGGCGGGCCGGCTGCGCATGGAGCACAAGCAGGCCTCCCTGGAGGAGCTGGGGGCGCTCGCCGACCCGCCGCTGACGAAGGACGCGGTCGCGGGCCGTATCCGCCGGCTGCTGGCGATGGCCGACAAGCGCGCCACCGACCTGGGCATCCCGGGCACCGAGGCGAACCTCACGGAGGAGCTGGCGGACAACCTGGCCGGCTGA